A genomic window from Pseudonocardia broussonetiae includes:
- a CDS encoding helix-turn-helix domain-containing protein, with the protein MAERDGSHGSAGEVIARLLHLLATEAPGEAFDRLAEAVESGPPTAERDELLVAVGRAGRVRELLDHRKRREKETHALFETARDLASLRDVDEVLEAIVRRARQLLGTDATYLALRDPGAGEVYMRTTLGTVTRAIESVRQPLGSGVGGRIIATGEPFATADYVNDPRLQRDRAVTDAVVEDGIVSMVGVPLRIGDQVVGALFVANRYERAFDRSEVALLSSLADHASVVIENSRLFEHAEATARRLRGANEVLAHQGRALERAGAAHEQLMPLALRRADVGELVEAVAGMLGAVVAAVGVDGRVLASSGEGPLPDDLPAPEPGAVGAHEARPGTWTVPVRAGAESFGHLVLVTGEPPEARLAGPDVRTLERAAQTAALLLLMDRQVSMAEQQVRGELVDDLLADREPDWRAFERRVRRSGGIDLRAPHTVAVVSADGVGRRALLHAAAELAARHGGLATEHAARVVLLLPDTDPAAAARQLPAELGRAVGVPVTAGVAGVARSAREVRDRHREAHRCLRLLLALGRVGEGAGTEDLGVLGLVLDGTSPKQLRTLLAESVAPLERYDEEHHTLLLPTLEGWFATGQNPRAAARLLQVHPNTVYQRLDRIDSVLGHRRWREPDGALTMHVALQLRRVLDHVPVEELLPTTSG; encoded by the coding sequence ATGGCGGAGCGCGACGGGAGCCACGGGTCGGCTGGGGAGGTCATCGCCCGGCTGCTGCACCTGCTCGCGACGGAGGCGCCCGGCGAGGCGTTCGACCGGTTGGCCGAGGCGGTCGAGAGCGGGCCGCCCACGGCCGAGCGCGACGAGCTGCTCGTCGCCGTGGGCCGGGCGGGCCGGGTGCGCGAGCTGCTCGACCACCGCAAGCGGCGCGAGAAGGAGACCCACGCGCTGTTCGAGACCGCGCGCGACCTGGCGTCGCTGCGCGACGTCGACGAGGTGCTCGAGGCGATCGTCCGCCGGGCCCGCCAGCTCCTGGGCACCGACGCCACGTACCTGGCGCTGCGCGATCCCGGTGCGGGCGAGGTGTACATGCGCACCACGCTCGGCACGGTGACCCGCGCGATCGAGTCGGTGCGCCAGCCGCTGGGCAGCGGGGTCGGCGGGCGGATCATCGCGACGGGCGAGCCGTTCGCGACGGCGGACTACGTCAACGACCCCCGGCTGCAGCGCGACCGGGCCGTCACCGACGCGGTCGTCGAGGACGGCATCGTGAGCATGGTCGGCGTCCCGCTGCGGATCGGCGACCAGGTGGTGGGGGCGCTGTTCGTCGCCAACCGGTACGAGCGGGCGTTCGACCGGTCGGAGGTGGCGCTGCTGTCCTCGCTGGCCGACCACGCGTCGGTCGTGATCGAGAACTCCCGGCTGTTCGAGCACGCCGAGGCCACGGCGCGGCGGCTGCGCGGGGCGAACGAGGTGCTCGCCCACCAGGGGCGCGCGCTGGAGCGCGCCGGGGCGGCGCACGAGCAGCTGATGCCGCTGGCCCTGCGGCGCGCCGACGTCGGCGAGCTGGTCGAGGCCGTCGCCGGGATGCTCGGGGCCGTGGTCGCGGCCGTGGGGGTCGACGGGAGGGTGCTCGCCTCCTCGGGCGAGGGTCCGCTGCCCGACGACCTGCCCGCGCCCGAGCCCGGGGCGGTCGGCGCGCACGAGGCCCGGCCCGGCACGTGGACGGTCCCCGTGCGGGCCGGCGCCGAGTCGTTCGGGCACCTCGTGCTGGTCACCGGGGAGCCCCCCGAGGCGCGGCTGGCCGGTCCCGACGTCCGCACCCTGGAGCGCGCGGCCCAGACCGCCGCGCTGCTGCTGCTCATGGACCGCCAGGTGTCGATGGCGGAGCAGCAGGTGCGCGGCGAGCTGGTCGACGACCTGCTGGCCGACCGCGAGCCCGACTGGCGCGCGTTCGAGCGGCGCGTCCGGCGCTCGGGGGGCATCGACCTGCGCGCGCCGCACACCGTGGCCGTGGTGTCGGCCGACGGCGTCGGCCGGCGCGCGCTGCTGCACGCGGCGGCCGAGCTCGCCGCCCGGCACGGCGGCCTCGCCACGGAGCACGCGGCCCGCGTCGTGCTGCTGCTGCCCGACACCGACCCGGCCGCCGCCGCGAGGCAGCTCCCCGCCGAGCTCGGCCGGGCCGTCGGCGTCCCGGTGACCGCGGGGGTGGCCGGGGTGGCGAGGTCCGCGCGCGAGGTCCGTGACCGCCACCGCGAGGCCCACCGCTGCCTGCGGCTGCTGCTCGCGCTGGGCCGCGTCGGGGAGGGGGCCGGCACCGAGGACCTGGGTGTGCTCGGACTCGTGCTCGACGGCACCTCGCCCAAGCAGCTGCGGACGCTGCTCGCCGAGTCCGTGGCGCCGCTGGAGCGCTACGACGAGGAGCACCACACGCTGCTGCTGCCCACGCTCGAGGGGTGGTTTGCCACCGGCCAGAACCCACGGGCGGCCGCGCGCCTCCTGCAGGTGCACCCGAACACCGTCTACCAGCGGCTGGACCGCATCGACAGCGTGCTGGGCCACCGGCGCTGGCGGGAGCCCGACGGCGCGCTGACGATGCACGTGGCGCTGCAGCTGCGCAGGGTGCTCGACCACGTGCCGGTCGAGGAGCTGCTGCCGACCACCAGCGGCTAG
- a CDS encoding helix-turn-helix domain-containing protein has protein sequence MSLSTDAPGRLDGAGGELSRILHLLADDVPESTLAEAVRDAASRDGATGDGATGDGATGDGATGDGASGDGASALRRAALRDAQRVRALLDRRARREQEMQVLYETARDLTSLRGTDDVLSAIVDRVRRLLGCACSYLALVEPTSGDALMRVTAGTRTAAIRSIRQRPGSGVGGYVIETGQPIATSNYCADPRLRRERPVASAVALEGLVAIAGVPIKLGPRVFGALFAAERHERAFGQSEIALLSSLAAHASVVIENARLYERAQEASAELREANARLHAQREVLERAARVHEQLMPMALTRVDLPHLVDTLAELLDGTVVLLDPAGGVLAHGATPGAPRFPGPVGGARPAGAQVRVVPVRAGKDAFGRLLLARSTPITDADVRALERSAQTAALLLLMERQSSIVAQELHAELVEDLLAGRAADPAAFRRRARRLGVLDLDHPHSVVVLTAAALPRRRLLAAAVEFATARGGVVGEHAGQVVALVPDPDAGALARAAVDHVRGATGSPVTAGAAGSASTVDGVRALHRGAARCHRLLLALGREGEGSDIAELGVVGRVLEDTTPAQVQRLLDRTLGPLLAYDDRHGTALVPTLDRYFAAGQSPPDTARELGVHINTVYQRLDRIDQVLGGRSWREPRGALEMQMVLQFHRLRR, from the coding sequence GTGTCGCTGTCCACCGACGCACCGGGACGGCTCGACGGGGCCGGCGGTGAGCTGTCGCGCATCCTGCACCTGCTCGCCGACGACGTGCCCGAGAGCACGCTCGCCGAAGCGGTGCGGGACGCCGCCTCCAGGGACGGGGCCACCGGGGACGGGGCCACCGGGGACGGGGCCACCGGGGACGGGGCCACCGGGGACGGGGCCTCCGGGGACGGGGCCTCGGCACTGCGGCGCGCCGCGCTGCGGGACGCGCAGCGGGTGCGGGCGCTGCTGGACCGGCGCGCCCGGCGCGAGCAGGAGATGCAGGTGCTCTACGAGACCGCGCGCGACCTCACGTCGCTGCGCGGCACGGACGACGTCCTCAGCGCGATCGTCGACCGCGTCCGGCGGCTGCTGGGCTGCGCCTGCAGCTACCTCGCACTGGTCGAGCCCACCAGCGGCGACGCCCTCATGCGGGTCACCGCCGGCACCCGGACGGCGGCGATCAGGTCGATCCGCCAGCGGCCCGGGTCGGGCGTCGGCGGCTACGTGATCGAGACCGGCCAGCCGATCGCCACCTCCAACTACTGCGCGGACCCCCGGCTGCGGCGGGAGCGGCCCGTCGCCTCCGCCGTGGCGCTGGAGGGCCTCGTCGCCATCGCCGGCGTCCCGATCAAGCTCGGTCCCCGGGTGTTCGGGGCCCTGTTCGCCGCCGAGCGGCACGAGCGCGCCTTCGGGCAGAGCGAGATCGCGCTGCTGTCCTCGCTGGCCGCCCACGCGTCCGTCGTGATCGAGAACGCGCGGCTCTACGAGCGCGCGCAGGAGGCGTCGGCCGAGCTGCGCGAGGCGAACGCCCGGCTGCACGCCCAGCGCGAGGTCCTGGAGCGGGCGGCGCGGGTCCACGAGCAGCTGATGCCCATGGCGCTGACACGCGTCGACCTGCCGCACCTGGTCGACACGCTGGCGGAGCTGCTCGACGGCACCGTCGTCCTGCTCGACCCCGCGGGCGGTGTGCTCGCCCACGGCGCGACGCCCGGAGCGCCGCGGTTCCCCGGCCCCGTCGGGGGCGCGCGGCCGGCCGGGGCGCAGGTCCGCGTGGTCCCGGTGCGCGCGGGCAAGGACGCGTTCGGCCGGCTGCTGCTCGCCCGCAGCACCCCGATCACCGACGCCGACGTGCGCGCCCTGGAGCGCTCGGCCCAGACCGCGGCGCTGCTGCTGCTCATGGAGCGCCAGAGCTCGATCGTCGCGCAGGAGCTGCACGCCGAGCTGGTCGAGGACCTCCTCGCGGGCCGCGCCGCCGATCCCGCCGCGTTCCGGCGCCGGGCGCGGCGCCTGGGCGTGCTGGACCTGGACCACCCGCACTCGGTCGTCGTCCTCACCGCGGCGGCGCTCCCCCGCCGCCGCCTGCTCGCGGCCGCCGTCGAGTTCGCGACGGCCCGGGGCGGCGTGGTCGGGGAGCACGCCGGGCAGGTGGTGGCGCTGGTGCCCGACCCGGACGCCGGTGCGCTCGCCCGCGCCGCGGTCGACCACGTGCGCGGCGCCACCGGCAGCCCGGTCACGGCGGGTGCCGCGGGCTCCGCCTCCACCGTCGACGGGGTGCGCGCCCTGCACCGCGGCGCCGCCCGCTGCCACCGCCTGCTCCTCGCGCTCGGCCGCGAGGGCGAGGGCTCCGACATCGCCGAGCTGGGGGTGGTCGGGAGGGTGCTGGAGGACACCACGCCCGCGCAGGTGCAGCGCCTGCTCGACCGCACCCTCGGCCCGCTGCTGGCCTACGACGACCGCCACGGCACCGCGCTGGTCCCCACGCTCGACCGCTACTTCGCCGCCGGCCAGAGCCCGCCGGACACCGCCCGCGAGCTCGGCGTCCACATCAACACCGTCTACCAGCGCCTCGACCGGATCGACCAGGTGCTCGGCGGGCGCAGCTGGCGCGAGCCCCGCGGCGCGCTGGAGATGCAGATGGTGCTGCAGTTCCACCGGCTGCGCCGCTG
- a CDS encoding LLM class flavin-dependent oxidoreductase — MKFHWFAQQYYTKLPADYGDTVHSSWVTPPASVADPTQVGEDYHTYIRLMQQADGLGWDSLLLNEHHQTSLAMTPSPNLIASVLAATTENAAIALCGNSLALYNPPVRVAEEIAMLDCLSGGRIIAGIVFGTPMDTAFAYGVPPIELRDRFHEARDLITRAWKAEEPFPFNGQYTKLRYVNTWPRPVQDEIPVWIPGSGSPETWDVVNALDYCYGYLSFSGKQSAAPIVNGFWEYTAGQGANMNPNRMAFTQIICTADSDAEAERLYGDAVKYFYRQNPTGIEFATPPGYNTPASVRANLTRAKTQSAEERLKATRGELSFWEYDELGYIIAGTPERVEQRVRELATDLRIGQLITCMHVGDLPEEVAAQNNKLFGTQVIPKLRDVWGEEEDRWTPKVSQERVAAKFGNGALTG, encoded by the coding sequence GTGAAGTTCCACTGGTTCGCCCAGCAGTACTACACCAAGCTCCCGGCCGACTACGGCGACACCGTGCACAGCTCCTGGGTCACGCCGCCCGCCTCGGTCGCGGACCCCACGCAGGTCGGCGAGGACTACCACACCTACATCCGCCTGATGCAGCAGGCGGACGGGCTCGGCTGGGACTCGCTGCTGCTCAACGAGCACCACCAGACCTCGCTCGCGATGACGCCCTCGCCCAACCTCATCGCCTCGGTCCTGGCCGCCACCACGGAGAACGCCGCGATCGCGCTGTGCGGCAACTCCCTGGCGCTCTACAACCCGCCGGTGCGGGTGGCCGAGGAGATCGCGATGCTCGACTGCCTGTCGGGCGGCCGGATCATCGCGGGCATCGTGTTCGGCACGCCGATGGACACCGCGTTCGCCTACGGGGTGCCGCCGATCGAGCTGCGCGACCGCTTCCACGAGGCCCGCGACCTCATCACCCGGGCGTGGAAGGCCGAGGAGCCGTTCCCGTTCAACGGGCAGTACACGAAGCTGCGCTACGTCAACACCTGGCCGCGCCCGGTGCAGGACGAGATCCCGGTGTGGATCCCCGGCAGCGGCAGCCCCGAGACGTGGGACGTCGTCAACGCGCTGGACTACTGCTACGGCTACCTGTCGTTCTCGGGCAAGCAGAGCGCGGCGCCCATCGTCAACGGGTTCTGGGAGTACACCGCGGGCCAGGGCGCGAACATGAACCCCAACCGGATGGCGTTCACGCAGATCATCTGCACGGCCGACTCCGACGCCGAGGCCGAGCGGCTCTACGGCGACGCGGTGAAGTACTTCTACCGGCAGAACCCGACGGGCATCGAGTTCGCGACGCCGCCGGGCTACAACACCCCGGCCTCGGTGCGGGCGAACCTGACGCGGGCGAAGACGCAGTCGGCCGAGGAGCGGCTCAAGGCCACGCGCGGCGAGCTGTCGTTCTGGGAGTACGACGAGCTGGGCTACATCATCGCCGGCACCCCGGAGCGGGTGGAGCAGCGCGTCCGGGAGCTCGCCACCGACCTGCGGATCGGCCAGCTCATCACGTGCATGCACGTGGGCGACCTGCCCGAGGAGGTGGCCGCGCAGAACAACAAGCTCTTCGGCACCCAGGTGATCCCGAAGCTGCGCGACGTCTGGGGCGAGGAGGAGGACCGCTGGACGCCGAAGGTCAGCCAGGAGCGGGTGGCGGCGAAGTTCGGCAACGGCGCCCTGACCGGGTGA